From the genome of Sediminibacter sp. Hel_I_10:
TAGAAAAAGCACATGAGGAGGCCACCGAAAAATCGTTCAGCATACAAAAAGGAAACATAACAACCGTAAGAGGTCAGGGCTTTCATGCCATAAAAAATATTGGAAATACACCCTTGATCATTTTTGTCATCACAACGAATGAATGATGATAATCTAAAACCAAGACTTTAAAATTGAATCCAACTGTAAAGCATTGATATGAAATCCATTTCTTATTCCAGCATTTGGCGTTTTTGATATTTTGAGGCAATGGCACTAATGATCATAATCTGAGACGCATGAAAAAGCATCAAGGGGAGTAAAATTAACCCCAAAGCCGCCATATTGCCAAACAGTATTTTTGAAAATACGGTTCCATGAACCAATGATTTTTTAGTACCACAAAATTGAGCAGTGATTCGATCTTCTATACTGAAGCCTAACAGCTTTGAAAAAAAGCCTGTGGTAACAAACACCATCAAAAACAAAGCTAATACACCTCCAAATAAAGCTAGCAAATCTAAAACCGAAACCGAACTGAACAGCCGTTCTGAAAAAGATTCTGCAAAACTCTTATAGATAATGAGCAAGATGATGCTTTTGTCAAACAAGGTCAATTTACTGCTATGTCGCTGCACAAAATCACCTAGAAAGCGCTGCATGAGCATGCCCACCACAACCGGTAAAATAATTTGCACGATAAGTTTGGTGTAAATCGCTGTAAAATCAAAATCAGTTTGAGCGTCATGAACAAACAGTCCCATCCAAAGTGGAGTAAGCACAATACCGATAATCCCTGAGATACTGGCATTGAAAATAGCAGCCGGAATGTTCCCTTTGGCGATAGATACCATCACCACAGAGGAGCTTACGGTAGAGGGGAGGGCTGCCAAAAAGAAAAATGCCAACCAGATGGTTTCTTGCGCCTCGTCTTCAATTAGAGGTCTAAATATCAGTACTAATAAGGGAAAGAGAAGGAAGGTAGACGTCTGTATTAGCAAGTGTAATTTCCAGTTTGAAAGTCCGGCTTTCAATTTTGACGGACTCAATTTCACCCCGTAAAAGAAGAAGATCAAGGAAATTCCTATCGCACTAATGGTGTTGATAGGAACCGCACTATCGGCTGTAC
Proteins encoded in this window:
- a CDS encoding bile acid:sodium symporter family protein; translation: MHIKFDKFIMAIIMVIIIAYVFPQWGTADSAVPINTISAIGISLIFFFYGVKLSPSKLKAGLSNWKLHLLIQTSTFLLFPLLVLIFRPLIEDEAQETIWLAFFFLAALPSTVSSSVVMVSIAKGNIPAAIFNASISGIIGIVLTPLWMGLFVHDAQTDFDFTAIYTKLIVQIILPVVVGMLMQRFLGDFVQRHSSKLTLFDKSIILLIIYKSFAESFSERLFSSVSVLDLLALFGGVLALFLMVFVTTGFFSKLLGFSIEDRITAQFCGTKKSLVHGTVFSKILFGNMAALGLILLPLMLFHASQIMIISAIASKYQKRQMLE